The following coding sequences are from one Delphinus delphis chromosome 19, mDelDel1.2, whole genome shotgun sequence window:
- the EXOC7 gene encoding exocyst complex component 7 isoform X6, with protein sequence MIPPQEASARRREIEDKLKQEEETLSFIRDSLEKSDQLTKNMVSILSSFESRLMKLENSIIPVHKQTENLQRLQENVEKTLSCLDHVISYYHVASDTEKIIREGPTGRLEEYLGSMAKIQKAVEYFQDNSPDSPELNKVKLLFERGKESLESEFRSLMTRHSKVVSPVLILDLISGEDDLEVQEEVPLEHLPESVLQDVIRISRWLVEYGRNQDFMNVYYQIRSSQLDRSIKGLKEHFRKSSSSSGVPYSPAVPNKRKDTPTKKPVKRPGHEHDFRVKHLSEALNDKHGPLAGRDDMLDVETDAYIHCVSAFVKLAQSEYQLLTDVIPEHHQKKTFDSLIQDALDGLMLEGENIVAAARKAIIRHDFSAVLTVFPILRHLKQTKPEFDQVLQGTAASTKNKLPSLITSMETVGAKALEDFADNIKNDPDKEYNMPKDGTVHELTSNAILFLQQLLDFQETAGAMLASQETSSSATSYSSEFSKRLLSTYICKVLGNLQLNLLSKSKVYEDPALSAIFLHNNYNYILKALEKSELIQLVAVTQKTAERSYREHIEQQIQTYQRSWLKVTDYIAEKNLPVFQPGVKLRDKERQVIKERFKGFNDGLEELCKIQKAWAIPDMEQRDKIRQAQKNIVKETYGAFLHRYGSVPFTKNPEKYIKYRVEQVGDMIDRLFDTSA encoded by the exons ATGATACCCCCGCAGGAGGCGTCCGCCCGGCGGCGGGAGATCGAGGACAAGCTGAAGcag GAGGAGGAGACGCTGTCCTTCATCCGAGACAGCCTGGAGAAGAGCGACCAGCTCACCAAGAACATG GTGTCTATCCTGTCATCCTTTGAGAGTCGCCTTATGAAGCTGGAGAACTCCATCATCCCTGTGCACAAGCAGACGGAGAACCTGCAGCGGCTGCAGGAGAATGTTGAGAAGACTCTGTCCTGTCTGGACCACGTTATCAGCTACTACCATGTGGCCAGTGACACTGAGAAGATCATCAGGGAGGG CCCCACAGGTAGGCTGGAAGAGTACCTGGGAAGCATGGCCAAGATTCAGAAGGCTGTGGAGTATTTCCAGGACAACAGCCCAGACAGCCCAGAGCTCAACAAAGTG AAGCTGCTGTTTGAGCGGGGGAAGGAGTCGCTGGAGTCCGAGTTCCGCAGCCTGATGACCCGGCATAGCAAGGTCGTGTCCCCTGTGCTCATCCTGGATCTGATCAGCGGTGAGGACGACCTGGAGGTACAGGAGGAGGTGCCCCTAGAGCATCTGCCTGAGAGTGTGCTGCAGGACGTGATCCGCATCTCCCGCTGGCTGGTGGAATATGGCCGCAACCAAG ACTTCATGAACGTCTACTACCAGATCCGCTCCAGCCAGCTGGACCGCTCCATCAAAGGCCTGAAGGAGCATTTCCGGAAGAGCAGTTCTTCGTCTGGGGTCCCCTACTCCCCTGCTGTCCCCAACAAGAGGAAGGACACACCTACCAAGAAGCCGGTCAAGCGGCCAG GTCACGAGCATGATTTCCGAGTTAAGCACCTGTCCGAGGCCCTGAACGACAAGCACGGGCCACTGGCCG GGAGAGATGACATGCTGGACGTGGAGACCGACGCCTACATTCACTGCGTCAGTGCCTTTGTCAAGCTGGCCCAGAGCGAGTACCAGCTGCTGACGGACGTCATCCCTGAGCACCATCAGAAAAAGACCTTTGACTCTTTGATACAG GATGCCCTGGACGGGCTGATGCTTGAAGGGGAGAACATCGTGGCTGCTGCCCGGAAGGCCATCATCCGACACGACTTCTCGGCTGTGCTCACCGTCTTCCCCATCCTGCGGCACCTCAAGCAGACCAAGCCTGAGTTTGACCAGGTGCTCCAG GGGACGGCGGCCAGCACCAAGAACAAGCTGCCCAGCCTCATTACCTCCATGGAGACCGTTGGAGCCAAAGCGCTGGAGGACTTCGCTGACAACATCAAG AACGACCCGGACAAGGAGTACAACATGCCCAAGGACGGCACCGTGCACGAGCTCACGAGCAAC GCCATCCTCTTCCTGCAGCAGCTCCTGGACTTCCAGGAGACAGCAGGCGCCATGCTGGCCTCCCAAG AGACCAGTTCCTCAGCCACCAGCTACAGCTCCGAGTTCAGCAAGCGCCTCCTGAGCACCTACATCT GTAAAGTCCTGGGCAACCTGCAGCTGAACTTGCTGAGCAAGTCCAAGGTGTATGAGGACCCGGCTCTGAGTGCCATCTTCCTGCACAACAACTACAACTACATCCTCAAGGCCCTGGAGAA GTCTGAGCTGATCCAGCTGGTGGCCGTGACCCAGAAGACTGCCGAGCGCTCCTACCGTGAGCACATCGAGCAGCAGATCCAGACTTACCAGCGCAG TTGGTTAAAGGTGACTGACTACATCGCTGAGAAGAACCTGCCTGTGTTCCAACCCGGAGTCAAG CTTCGGGACAAGGAGCGGCAGGTGATCAAGGAACGTTTTAAG GGCTTCAACGATGGCCTGGAAGAATTGTGCAAGATCCAGAAGGCCTGGGCTATTCCCGACATGGAGCAGAGGGACAAGATCCGCCAAGCCCAGAAAAACATTGTTAAGGAGACCTACGGGGCCTTTCTGCACAG GTATGGCAGCGTGCCCTTCACCAAGAATCCTGAGAAGTACATCAAGTACCGCGTGGAGCAGGTGGGCGACATGATCGATCGCCTGTTTGACACCTCCGCCTGA
- the EXOC7 gene encoding exocyst complex component 7 isoform X4 encodes MIPPQEASARRREIEDKLKQEEETLSFIRDSLEKSDQLTKNMVSILSSFESRLMKLENSIIPVHKQTENLQRLQENVEKTLSCLDHVISYYHVASDTEKIIREGPTGRLEEYLGSMAKIQKAVEYFQDNSPDSPELNKVKLLFERGKESLESEFRSLMTRHSKVVSPVLILDLISGEDDLEVQEEVPLEHLPESVLQDVIRISRWLVEYGRNQDFMNVYYQIRSSQLDRSIKGLKEHFRKSSSSSGVPYSPAVPNKRKDTPTKKPVKRPGTIRKAQNLLKQYSQHGLDGKKGGSNLIPLEGRDDMLDVETDAYIHCVSAFVKLAQSEYQLLTDVIPEHHQKKTFDSLIQDALDGLMLEGENIVAAARKAIIRHDFSAVLTVFPILRHLKQTKPEFDQVLQGTAASTKNKLPSLITSMETVGAKALEDFADNIKNDPDKEYNMPKDGTVHELTSNAILFLQQLLDFQETAGAMLASQVLGDTYNIPLDPRETSSSATSYSSEFSKRLLSTYICKVLGNLQLNLLSKSKVYEDPALSAIFLHNNYNYILKALEKSELIQLVAVTQKTAERSYREHIEQQIQTYQRSWLKVTDYIAEKNLPVFQPGVKLRDKERQVIKERFKGFNDGLEELCKIQKAWAIPDMEQRDKIRQAQKNIVKETYGAFLHRYGSVPFTKNPEKYIKYRVEQVGDMIDRLFDTSA; translated from the exons ATGATACCCCCGCAGGAGGCGTCCGCCCGGCGGCGGGAGATCGAGGACAAGCTGAAGcag GAGGAGGAGACGCTGTCCTTCATCCGAGACAGCCTGGAGAAGAGCGACCAGCTCACCAAGAACATG GTGTCTATCCTGTCATCCTTTGAGAGTCGCCTTATGAAGCTGGAGAACTCCATCATCCCTGTGCACAAGCAGACGGAGAACCTGCAGCGGCTGCAGGAGAATGTTGAGAAGACTCTGTCCTGTCTGGACCACGTTATCAGCTACTACCATGTGGCCAGTGACACTGAGAAGATCATCAGGGAGGG CCCCACAGGTAGGCTGGAAGAGTACCTGGGAAGCATGGCCAAGATTCAGAAGGCTGTGGAGTATTTCCAGGACAACAGCCCAGACAGCCCAGAGCTCAACAAAGTG AAGCTGCTGTTTGAGCGGGGGAAGGAGTCGCTGGAGTCCGAGTTCCGCAGCCTGATGACCCGGCATAGCAAGGTCGTGTCCCCTGTGCTCATCCTGGATCTGATCAGCGGTGAGGACGACCTGGAGGTACAGGAGGAGGTGCCCCTAGAGCATCTGCCTGAGAGTGTGCTGCAGGACGTGATCCGCATCTCCCGCTGGCTGGTGGAATATGGCCGCAACCAAG ACTTCATGAACGTCTACTACCAGATCCGCTCCAGCCAGCTGGACCGCTCCATCAAAGGCCTGAAGGAGCATTTCCGGAAGAGCAGTTCTTCGTCTGGGGTCCCCTACTCCCCTGCTGTCCCCAACAAGAGGAAGGACACACCTACCAAGAAGCCGGTCAAGCGGCCAG GGACGATCCGTAAGGCTCAGAACCTTCTGAAACAGTATTCCCAGCATGGTCTAGATGGGAAAAAGGGGGGCTCTAACCTCATTCCTCTGGAAG GGAGAGATGACATGCTGGACGTGGAGACCGACGCCTACATTCACTGCGTCAGTGCCTTTGTCAAGCTGGCCCAGAGCGAGTACCAGCTGCTGACGGACGTCATCCCTGAGCACCATCAGAAAAAGACCTTTGACTCTTTGATACAG GATGCCCTGGACGGGCTGATGCTTGAAGGGGAGAACATCGTGGCTGCTGCCCGGAAGGCCATCATCCGACACGACTTCTCGGCTGTGCTCACCGTCTTCCCCATCCTGCGGCACCTCAAGCAGACCAAGCCTGAGTTTGACCAGGTGCTCCAG GGGACGGCGGCCAGCACCAAGAACAAGCTGCCCAGCCTCATTACCTCCATGGAGACCGTTGGAGCCAAAGCGCTGGAGGACTTCGCTGACAACATCAAG AACGACCCGGACAAGGAGTACAACATGCCCAAGGACGGCACCGTGCACGAGCTCACGAGCAAC GCCATCCTCTTCCTGCAGCAGCTCCTGGACTTCCAGGAGACAGCAGGCGCCATGCTGGCCTCCCAAG TTCTTGGGGACACATACAATATTCCTTTAGACCCCCGAG AGACCAGTTCCTCAGCCACCAGCTACAGCTCCGAGTTCAGCAAGCGCCTCCTGAGCACCTACATCT GTAAAGTCCTGGGCAACCTGCAGCTGAACTTGCTGAGCAAGTCCAAGGTGTATGAGGACCCGGCTCTGAGTGCCATCTTCCTGCACAACAACTACAACTACATCCTCAAGGCCCTGGAGAA GTCTGAGCTGATCCAGCTGGTGGCCGTGACCCAGAAGACTGCCGAGCGCTCCTACCGTGAGCACATCGAGCAGCAGATCCAGACTTACCAGCGCAG TTGGTTAAAGGTGACTGACTACATCGCTGAGAAGAACCTGCCTGTGTTCCAACCCGGAGTCAAG CTTCGGGACAAGGAGCGGCAGGTGATCAAGGAACGTTTTAAG GGCTTCAACGATGGCCTGGAAGAATTGTGCAAGATCCAGAAGGCCTGGGCTATTCCCGACATGGAGCAGAGGGACAAGATCCGCCAAGCCCAGAAAAACATTGTTAAGGAGACCTACGGGGCCTTTCTGCACAG GTATGGCAGCGTGCCCTTCACCAAGAATCCTGAGAAGTACATCAAGTACCGCGTGGAGCAGGTGGGCGACATGATCGATCGCCTGTTTGACACCTCCGCCTGA
- the EXOC7 gene encoding exocyst complex component 7 isoform X5, which yields MIPPQEASARRREIEDKLKQEEETLSFIRDSLEKSDQLTKNMVSILSSFESRLMKLENSIIPVHKQTENLQRLQENVEKTLSCLDHVISYYHVASDTEKIIREGPTGRLEEYLGSMAKIQKAVEYFQDNSPDSPELNKVKLLFERGKESLESEFRSLMTRHSKVVSPVLILDLISGEDDLEVQEEVPLEHLPESVLQDVIRISRWLVEYGRNQDFMNVYYQIRSSQLDRSIKGLKEHFRKSSSSSGVPYSPAVPNKRKDTPTKKPVKRPGTIRKAQNLLKQYSQHGLDGKKGGSNLIPLEGRDDMLDVETDAYIHCVSAFVKLAQSEYQLLTDVIPEHHQKKTFDSLIQDALDGLMLEGENIVAAARKAIIRHDFSAVLTVFPILRHLKQTKPEFDQVLQGTAASTKNKLPSLITSMETVGAKALEDFADNIKNDPDKEYNMPKDGTVHELTSNAILFLQQLLDFQETAGAMLASQETSSSATSYSSEFSKRLLSTYICKVLGNLQLNLLSKSKVYEDPALSAIFLHNNYNYILKALEKSELIQLVAVTQKTAERSYREHIEQQIQTYQRSWLKVTDYIAEKNLPVFQPGVKLRDKERQVIKERFKGFNDGLEELCKIQKAWAIPDMEQRDKIRQAQKNIVKETYGAFLHRYGSVPFTKNPEKYIKYRVEQVGDMIDRLFDTSA from the exons ATGATACCCCCGCAGGAGGCGTCCGCCCGGCGGCGGGAGATCGAGGACAAGCTGAAGcag GAGGAGGAGACGCTGTCCTTCATCCGAGACAGCCTGGAGAAGAGCGACCAGCTCACCAAGAACATG GTGTCTATCCTGTCATCCTTTGAGAGTCGCCTTATGAAGCTGGAGAACTCCATCATCCCTGTGCACAAGCAGACGGAGAACCTGCAGCGGCTGCAGGAGAATGTTGAGAAGACTCTGTCCTGTCTGGACCACGTTATCAGCTACTACCATGTGGCCAGTGACACTGAGAAGATCATCAGGGAGGG CCCCACAGGTAGGCTGGAAGAGTACCTGGGAAGCATGGCCAAGATTCAGAAGGCTGTGGAGTATTTCCAGGACAACAGCCCAGACAGCCCAGAGCTCAACAAAGTG AAGCTGCTGTTTGAGCGGGGGAAGGAGTCGCTGGAGTCCGAGTTCCGCAGCCTGATGACCCGGCATAGCAAGGTCGTGTCCCCTGTGCTCATCCTGGATCTGATCAGCGGTGAGGACGACCTGGAGGTACAGGAGGAGGTGCCCCTAGAGCATCTGCCTGAGAGTGTGCTGCAGGACGTGATCCGCATCTCCCGCTGGCTGGTGGAATATGGCCGCAACCAAG ACTTCATGAACGTCTACTACCAGATCCGCTCCAGCCAGCTGGACCGCTCCATCAAAGGCCTGAAGGAGCATTTCCGGAAGAGCAGTTCTTCGTCTGGGGTCCCCTACTCCCCTGCTGTCCCCAACAAGAGGAAGGACACACCTACCAAGAAGCCGGTCAAGCGGCCAG GGACGATCCGTAAGGCTCAGAACCTTCTGAAACAGTATTCCCAGCATGGTCTAGATGGGAAAAAGGGGGGCTCTAACCTCATTCCTCTGGAAG GGAGAGATGACATGCTGGACGTGGAGACCGACGCCTACATTCACTGCGTCAGTGCCTTTGTCAAGCTGGCCCAGAGCGAGTACCAGCTGCTGACGGACGTCATCCCTGAGCACCATCAGAAAAAGACCTTTGACTCTTTGATACAG GATGCCCTGGACGGGCTGATGCTTGAAGGGGAGAACATCGTGGCTGCTGCCCGGAAGGCCATCATCCGACACGACTTCTCGGCTGTGCTCACCGTCTTCCCCATCCTGCGGCACCTCAAGCAGACCAAGCCTGAGTTTGACCAGGTGCTCCAG GGGACGGCGGCCAGCACCAAGAACAAGCTGCCCAGCCTCATTACCTCCATGGAGACCGTTGGAGCCAAAGCGCTGGAGGACTTCGCTGACAACATCAAG AACGACCCGGACAAGGAGTACAACATGCCCAAGGACGGCACCGTGCACGAGCTCACGAGCAAC GCCATCCTCTTCCTGCAGCAGCTCCTGGACTTCCAGGAGACAGCAGGCGCCATGCTGGCCTCCCAAG AGACCAGTTCCTCAGCCACCAGCTACAGCTCCGAGTTCAGCAAGCGCCTCCTGAGCACCTACATCT GTAAAGTCCTGGGCAACCTGCAGCTGAACTTGCTGAGCAAGTCCAAGGTGTATGAGGACCCGGCTCTGAGTGCCATCTTCCTGCACAACAACTACAACTACATCCTCAAGGCCCTGGAGAA GTCTGAGCTGATCCAGCTGGTGGCCGTGACCCAGAAGACTGCCGAGCGCTCCTACCGTGAGCACATCGAGCAGCAGATCCAGACTTACCAGCGCAG TTGGTTAAAGGTGACTGACTACATCGCTGAGAAGAACCTGCCTGTGTTCCAACCCGGAGTCAAG CTTCGGGACAAGGAGCGGCAGGTGATCAAGGAACGTTTTAAG GGCTTCAACGATGGCCTGGAAGAATTGTGCAAGATCCAGAAGGCCTGGGCTATTCCCGACATGGAGCAGAGGGACAAGATCCGCCAAGCCCAGAAAAACATTGTTAAGGAGACCTACGGGGCCTTTCTGCACAG GTATGGCAGCGTGCCCTTCACCAAGAATCCTGAGAAGTACATCAAGTACCGCGTGGAGCAGGTGGGCGACATGATCGATCGCCTGTTTGACACCTCCGCCTGA